The region ATCGGCGATTGATATCACCTCTGGCATTCGAGACAGCCGCGGCACCATACGTTGCAAGCCAGATCGAGAAAAAGGAAGTCGATCTTGATCGCGTTATGTCAGCCTACGAGGAGTTGCGCGGAGCGGGCCGATTCGTCGTCGTAGAGGGGATGGGCGCCATGGTTCCGATCACGCGGCGCCTCACGACGATCGATTTGCTCAAGGATTTTGAACTCCCGTCCATGATCGTTGCACGCACCGGCCGTGGAACGCTGAATCACTGTCTGTTGACGCTTCGCGTGATGCAGGCGATGGGCGAAACTCCCCTCGGATTCATATTGAATGGTTTCGGTCAGTATGGAGATGGATTCGCAGAGTCGCTGAACCCGGATGCGCTCGTAGAACTTGCCGAACCGGTCCCGCTTCTGGCGACGCTCGAATGGAGGCCTCATTTTCACAGCAATCTCGGCAAGTTCATCAAGTCGGTCCGTGAGCAGGACGCGCTTGTCGAGGTTTTGAACCGGCTGACTCGCAAGTGAGATCGGGGCATCATGAACGGCAGCGTTTCCCATGACTGAATCGAAGCACGACTTGTCTCCCGTGGTCGTCGTCGGTGCCGGGGCGGCTGGAAGCGTTCTGGCTCGTGCGCTTCATGATAT is a window of Rhodothermales bacterium DNA encoding:
- the bioD gene encoding dethiobiotin synthase, with translation MADGIFLVGTDRGVGKTIVGVALVAILREMGVDVTMMTPIATGGSVESAVELLREIGIEEDRRLISPLAFETAAAPYVASQIEKKEVDLDRVMSAYEELRGAGRFVVVEGMGAMVPITRRLTTIDLLKDFELPSMIVARTGRGTLNHCLLTLRVMQAMGETPLGFILNGFGQYGDGFAESLNPDALVELAEPVPLLATLEWRPHFHSNLGKFIKSVREQDALVEVLNRLTRK